The nucleotide sequence GAAGATATAGTTACTTTTTGTCTTTTCTAAATAGTTTTTTCCTGAGTtcccttctctcttctctccctcaAAACTACTTATACTTATATCAACCaccaagcaacaaaaaaaattgctacTCCCAAAAGTGAGGGACCTTGGAACTCAAACAAAAGGAAATGATTAAACCAAAAAACTTGGAAGTTTctcattataatttatttttcacttaAAACACAGTGAGACATCAAAAGATTGAAAACTAAGGAAATATCTTGAACTAGTTAGAGAAAAACTCATGAAATTAATTAACGCTGCCGCTCAACTGCGATCATTTACAGCTTGATTTCCTACAAACATGCCATCTCTTCTTTTAGGGAAACCAGGAGGATCCATAGTTGATGCCCTATATTTAATCTCTGACCCTGCTCTAAAATCGGGATCAACAGAAGCTGGCCTAGGATTGTGATCAGCAGAACCAAGTCTATAGGTACTTGCTGCTCCAGCAGGAAACCTTGTAGGAGAGCCATACCTTCTCGGCGGCGGTGGACCTCTGAGAGCTCCACTTCTAAGATCCATAACATCAGCAGAAGTTCTTGAAGAAGAGTCGACAAAAGATCTTTCACCTGAACTAGATGATGCCAAGGGAGCACCAGATGCTGATGCCAAGGGATCATCAGGTCCCCATGATGTAAGTGCTTCCTTCTTCTTGGCGAAAAAATGCCAAGCACCGAATAGGAAAAGTACGAAGAACAATACAGGACTGGTCCATAGCATGGTATTGAATTCACCTTTATAAATAGGTAGATTGGAATGATACATTCCAACATAACCACCTCCAAGTCCAACAATAACAAGCTTTTCACGGTCACTAGCTATCAACGGTATCATCACTCTTGCTTCGTCGTCCAAACTTGGGGTTGGATGATTCAGAAATGAGGATCTAAGCTCATCAATGCTTGAGGAGAAAACCGGCCGAGGAACCCCAATTCTCACATAATGAGGAGACGAAACATTGAACACAAAAACCTTTTTAGGGTTAACAATAAGCAAATAGCCCTTAATTGCTTGCAAGGCAAGAGGCTCATCCATTTCAAACTTTTTCTTGTATCTAACCCTGCATTTGAAGTTCATTACATCACCAAGCAACAAGACATAAATTAGATCGCCATCTGACGTAAAACCGTAAGCCTTGGAACGCTCGGTAGCATCGAAAACATAACCTCTAGCAAGGGAATGGTTCAACCCTTCACATTCAGATTCTCTTATTTTCATGCCCCTTAAATCCAATGACCCTGCCCCAGTTTCTGTCAAAAACATAAGCCTTTGCTTCAAGAAAACTAACGGCCTAGCACTCGGTGTGACAGAACCATAAAACACACCATTTTCCTTAAAAACCTTAATCTTCCCACTAATATCGGCTGATAGAATGTACTTCATCCTCCCTACAAAATGAACTTCCAACAAAGTTATAGCCAAACCATTCTCATGATTTTCAGGTGACGCAAACTTACCGACATTTTCCATAAAAACCGAACTCCAATCCTCTCCGCTTGATCCCTCCCAAACTCTATGTATCAACATTCCCCCATTTTCATGACCAGTTACAACAAAACTCTCATTCTTATAAGCAGAAGTATATGAAACCATCGCCGTAATAGGCGAATCCAACAAAGTATCAAACTCAACCAACACATCACCATTTCTCAAAAACACATAAACTCTTCCCTTTTCATCGCTAACTGCCACATATTTACTTAACCCTTCATGATCCTTAAAAGGCAAAACATTTATACAAGTTGCATCAGAATCCAATTTCACAGCAGATGCAAATTGAAATCTCTCTGACCAAAAAGGAGTATACTTGGTCACAGACATTCCCTTAGCTCTCTCACCATTTTGAGCTTTCCCCTCAAATTCTACATCTTCAACTACTTTCTTATCACTTGATCTTCCATCATCAACATCACCCTTTATCTGAGTAAACCTACTTTTTTCTTGAACAACCTTAGGAACCTCTTGCTGTGGTTGTTTTGATTCTAATCTTGCAACTATATCACTTAGATTTCTCACTAACTCTTCAAGCTTATTCAACAAAACTTGTTGATTGAAATTATCACTATTTGCCTTGGATTCAGAAACAGATTCATCATTGGATGGTGATTGTAATGAACATGATTCAGGGCTTAAAGGGTCACTAGAAAcataaagaaaagataaaaataatacCAAACAGAAGATAAAAATCTTGCCTTTATGTGATGCCGCCATTGacatagaagaagaaaatttgaAGGGTGTTGTTGGATCTGAAA is from Medicago truncatula cultivar Jemalong A17 chromosome 1, MtrunA17r5.0-ANR, whole genome shotgun sequence and encodes:
- the LOC25482114 gene encoding uncharacterized membrane protein At1g75140 — its product is MSMAASHKGKIFIFCLVLFLSFLYVSSDPLSPESCSLQSPSNDESVSESKANSDNFNQQVLLNKLEELVRNLSDIVARLESKQPQQEVPKVVQEKSRFTQIKGDVDDGRSSDKKVVEDVEFEGKAQNGERAKGMSVTKYTPFWSERFQFASAVKLDSDATCINVLPFKDHEGLSKYVAVSDEKGRVYVFLRNGDVLVEFDTLLDSPITAMVSYTSAYKNESFVVTGHENGGMLIHRVWEGSSGEDWSSVFMENVGKFASPENHENGLAITLLEVHFVGRMKYILSADISGKIKVFKENGVFYGSVTPSARPLVFLKQRLMFLTETGAGSLDLRGMKIRESECEGLNHSLARGYVFDATERSKAYGFTSDGDLIYVLLLGDVMNFKCRVRYKKKFEMDEPLALQAIKGYLLIVNPKKVFVFNVSSPHYVRIGVPRPVFSSSIDELRSSFLNHPTPSLDDEARVMIPLIASDREKLVIVGLGGGYVGMYHSNLPIYKGEFNTMLWTSPVLFFVLFLFGAWHFFAKKKEALTSWGPDDPLASASGAPLASSSSGERSFVDSSSRTSADVMDLRSGALRGPPPPRRYGSPTRFPAGAASTYRLGSADHNPRPASVDPDFRAGSEIKYRASTMDPPGFPKRRDGMFVGNQAVNDRS